The following coding sequences lie in one Treponema socranskii subsp. buccale genomic window:
- a CDS encoding OmpA family protein, which produces MQKKIILSVCIFFVSMVSAFSQSGAMTSVSRVDWTKQQFVSSVSFDTERAGISLPSGKNAAAESMYVKLPALIKDPLLSLYVDNAKQLGDLILDGTLTLKEITDIVYGGKMTSAVFKGGKLTLSFTDTISIPSISGMLLKQRTPYAPLVPIASAASRAYSGIVIDARGKLPVHGEYVESVVSPCFFPRIWDENMDLIYERDMASFDAAKARGIVLYGESDDTRAYHERTGYDPLYIKAYKVYGKNRTDPVIRSSDALRILTVAQNRALLKEGKVVVILDKDELVHDVSAPLKDDSYYAAYDTLRREITGGESAAETQNGSSGGVPDTKVDDGVRGIVISVANVKFIPDSPELLPAERARIERIASSLKEIIKNNDGYTIFVEGHTADVGKPEGQMNLSIERTKTIMHALIAYGIPASLFSYRGYGGTLPAAPNDTEEGRRQNRRVVITVRPKDTYIQRDQ; this is translated from the coding sequence ATGCAAAAAAAAATTATACTGTCTGTCTGTATTTTTTTCGTTTCAATGGTGAGCGCGTTTTCGCAAAGCGGAGCTATGACGTCCGTAAGCCGCGTCGACTGGACAAAACAGCAGTTCGTTTCGTCCGTTTCATTCGATACGGAAAGGGCAGGCATATCGCTGCCTTCGGGCAAAAACGCCGCTGCGGAATCGATGTACGTAAAGCTTCCCGCATTGATTAAAGATCCGCTTTTATCGCTCTACGTCGATAACGCAAAGCAGCTCGGAGATTTGATACTCGACGGCACGCTTACGTTGAAAGAGATCACCGACATCGTTTACGGCGGCAAAATGACGAGTGCGGTTTTTAAAGGCGGAAAACTCACGCTTTCCTTTACCGATACGATTTCCATCCCGTCGATAAGCGGTATGCTGCTCAAGCAGCGCACGCCCTACGCGCCCCTCGTTCCGATTGCATCGGCCGCCTCCCGCGCGTATTCGGGTATCGTCATAGATGCGCGGGGCAAGCTGCCCGTGCACGGCGAATACGTCGAAAGCGTCGTATCGCCCTGCTTTTTTCCGCGCATTTGGGATGAAAATATGGATTTGATTTACGAACGCGATATGGCATCATTCGATGCGGCAAAAGCGAGAGGTATCGTCCTCTACGGAGAGTCCGACGATACGCGTGCATATCACGAACGCACGGGCTATGATCCGCTGTACATCAAAGCGTATAAAGTGTACGGAAAAAATCGCACCGATCCCGTCATCCGCTCAAGCGATGCGCTTCGCATTCTCACCGTAGCGCAAAACCGGGCGCTTTTAAAAGAAGGCAAAGTCGTCGTCATCCTCGACAAAGACGAGCTTGTGCACGATGTGAGCGCACCTCTCAAAGACGATTCATACTACGCCGCCTACGATACACTCCGCCGAGAGATTACCGGAGGAGAGAGTGCGGCTGAAACTCAAAACGGCTCAAGCGGCGGCGTTCCCGATACAAAAGTCGACGACGGGGTGAGAGGCATCGTCATATCGGTTGCGAACGTAAAGTTTATTCCCGATTCGCCTGAACTTTTGCCGGCGGAAAGAGCGCGCATAGAACGCATCGCATCGTCGCTCAAAGAAATTATTAAAAACAATGACGGCTATACGATATTCGTCGAAGGCCATACGGCCGATGTCGGAAAACCGGAAGGGCAGATGAACCTTTCGATCGAACGTACGAAAACGATCATGCACGCGCTCATCGCATACGGTATACCCGCTTCTCTTTTCAGCTACCGCGGTTACGGCGGCACGCTTCCCGCCGCTCCGAACGATACCGAAGAAGGCCGCAGACAAAATCGGCGCGTCGTCATCACCGTGCGCCCGAAAGACACGTACATACAGCGGGATCAATAA
- a CDS encoding tetratricopeptide repeat protein, with the protein MLKKVSYAAGIAVLLACIFAFPSSVSTAEPKRREQMQLITLLKRPGLAEGSRYAIVNQIANNMLSANDYQSAVLFLTDWVQKHPDDAYNSYWLLMTGYAYLSMSAEPFAEYYFDRILRHYPDLLVKGRSVHFLCLKNLIRISKTSSTRIAYFNEMINRFPSEVSVTELYYRRALEYEKDSEWEAALRSFAQFLEQPDAPTIQIAGEPNAYSDARRLVDFNNSSKDWTFESLDALVTAVKTAITRYDWRALDSYCAKINFFYMSWTQDENDPNSQKEFSLRVYMRGQRISFSDKIEQGTTPNEAYLRTWGWTPYSPAWYLYFRKVDFPIDPDINGNWEWAGIYMGERLL; encoded by the coding sequence ATGTTGAAAAAGGTTTCGTATGCGGCGGGGATCGCCGTACTGCTCGCCTGTATTTTTGCGTTTCCGTCGTCGGTGTCGACTGCGGAGCCCAAACGCAGAGAGCAGATGCAGCTTATAACCCTTCTCAAAAGACCCGGTCTTGCAGAGGGCAGCCGGTACGCGATCGTCAATCAAATCGCAAACAATATGCTTTCGGCGAATGACTATCAATCCGCCGTTTTGTTTTTAACCGATTGGGTACAAAAACATCCCGACGACGCATACAATTCGTATTGGCTTTTGATGACCGGGTACGCATACCTTTCGATGAGTGCGGAGCCCTTTGCGGAATATTATTTCGACCGCATTTTGCGCCATTATCCCGATTTGCTCGTAAAGGGGCGTTCCGTCCACTTTTTGTGTCTTAAAAATCTTATCCGCATAAGCAAAACGTCTTCTACGCGTATCGCCTATTTTAACGAAATGATAAACCGGTTTCCGTCAGAAGTCAGCGTTACGGAACTGTATTACCGCCGTGCGCTTGAATACGAAAAGGACAGCGAGTGGGAAGCGGCTTTGCGTTCTTTTGCGCAGTTTCTCGAACAGCCCGACGCTCCGACGATCCAGATTGCGGGAGAGCCGAACGCATACAGCGATGCCCGCCGCCTGGTCGATTTTAATAATTCTTCCAAAGACTGGACATTTGAAAGCCTCGACGCCCTCGTTACCGCAGTCAAAACTGCGATCACGCGCTACGATTGGAGAGCGCTCGACAGCTATTGCGCAAAGATCAACTTTTTTTATATGTCGTGGACGCAGGACGAAAACGATCCGAATTCGCAAAAAGAATTTTCTCTGCGCGTGTATATGCGCGGGCAGCGTATTTCGTTCAGTGATAAAATCGAGCAGGGAACGACGCCGAACGAAGCGTATCTGCGTACATGGGGATGGACACCCTATTCGCCTGCGTGGTACTTATATTTTCGCAAAGTCGATTTTCCGATCGATCCCGACATAAACGGCAACTGGGAATGGGCGGGCATTTACATGGGCGAACGGCTCTTATGA
- a CDS encoding lytic transglycosylase domain-containing protein — translation MTRSLRSALVCAVFVFSFASDAAAEGLASLDNSAKRPPDAAGAAAEERTSLEASANRTVSDSASLEDELASLPLVQTLDTADADGSPNPPSSDVELPQSVHASNGTPEEVEVKPVVREEMPLSVAYKELDIPGADRPSVQKYRDYYLSEKAVKWLSVVLENGEQYRLYVREKLKERGMPSVLEYLPVVESGYTTNAKSRSGAVGLWQFMANSTKPFLVRNDFVDERLDPWKSTDAALAKLQENFNMFHDWLLAIAAYNCGAGAMARALAKNPGKDFWYLAEHKQLRDQTAEYVPKLLAVADAAENAAYYAVALPSAKDESGGPVNPRAGFFDYAETKGAISVKRLAYELKIDEDTLSSLNSALFRGITPPSSAWRIRVPEGMARSAQDAIAAIEPYRFQTRYTVHEGDSLWSVAKRFGTTVDALCDANNVKSNAVLRIGKILYIPVK, via the coding sequence ATGACGCGCTCCCTCCGTTCGGCTCTTGTATGCGCGGTTTTCGTTTTTTCGTTCGCATCCGATGCCGCCGCTGAAGGTCTCGCATCACTCGACAATTCCGCTAAACGTCCGCCGGATGCCGCAGGTGCCGCCGCTGAAGAGCGCACATCGCTTGAAGCTTCGGCAAATCGAACCGTTTCCGATTCCGCATCGCTCGAAGACGAACTCGCTTCTCTTCCGCTCGTACAAACGCTCGATACGGCCGATGCCGACGGAAGCCCGAATCCCCCTTCAAGCGATGTCGAACTTCCGCAAAGTGTGCACGCCTCAAACGGCACGCCGGAGGAGGTCGAAGTCAAACCTGTCGTACGAGAGGAAATGCCGCTTTCCGTCGCATATAAGGAGCTCGACATTCCCGGAGCGGACAGACCGTCAGTGCAAAAATACCGCGATTATTATCTTTCGGAAAAAGCGGTCAAATGGCTTTCCGTCGTTCTCGAAAACGGAGAACAGTATCGACTCTACGTGCGCGAAAAGCTCAAAGAGCGCGGTATGCCGTCCGTTCTCGAATATCTTCCCGTCGTCGAATCGGGCTATACGACAAATGCAAAATCGAGGAGCGGAGCGGTCGGCCTCTGGCAGTTTATGGCAAACAGCACAAAACCCTTTCTCGTCAGAAACGATTTTGTCGACGAGCGGCTCGACCCGTGGAAATCGACCGACGCGGCGCTCGCAAAGCTGCAGGAAAATTTCAATATGTTTCACGACTGGCTTCTCGCGATCGCCGCGTACAACTGCGGTGCGGGCGCCATGGCGAGAGCGCTTGCAAAAAATCCCGGCAAAGATTTTTGGTATTTGGCGGAACACAAACAGCTGCGCGATCAAACGGCCGAATACGTGCCCAAGCTCCTCGCCGTCGCGGACGCTGCGGAAAACGCCGCGTACTATGCGGTCGCCCTTCCGTCGGCAAAAGACGAAAGTGGCGGGCCCGTCAATCCCCGTGCCGGTTTTTTCGATTACGCCGAAACGAAGGGTGCGATTTCGGTCAAGCGGCTTGCGTACGAATTGAAGATCGACGAAGACACGCTTTCTTCCCTCAATTCGGCGCTCTTTCGCGGCATCACACCGCCTTCATCCGCATGGCGCATCCGCGTACCCGAAGGTATGGCGCGCTCGGCACAGGATGCGATCGCCGCGATCGAACCCTATCGTTTTCAAACGCGTTATACGGTACATGAGGGCGATTCGCTGTGGAGCGTCGCCAAGCGTTTCGGCACGACGGTTGACGCCCTGTGCGATGCGAACAACGTAAAATCGAATGCGGTTTTGCGGATCGGAAAAATTCTCTATATACCCGTAAAATAA